Proteins encoded in a region of the Diospyros lotus cultivar Yz01 chromosome 9, ASM1463336v1, whole genome shotgun sequence genome:
- the LOC127809780 gene encoding putative caffeoyl-CoA O-methyltransferase At1g67980 isoform X8 — translation MSPPDEGQLLSMLLKLMNAKRTIEIGVFTGYSLLATALALPHDGQIVAIDPDREAYEVGLPFIQKAGVEHKINFIQSDALSVLDEMLRNDKNKMAFDFVFVDADKDNYINYHEKAIQMVKIGGVIAYDNTLWFSTVASEEEDVPEFFRPYRKAIIDLNKRLASDHRVEIVQISIGDGVTLCRRII, via the exons ATGTCGCCACCTGATGAAGGACAACTACTTTCAATGCTTTTGAAACTGATGAATGCCAAGAGGACAATAGAGATTGGGGTTTTCACAGGCTATTCTCTTCTTGCTACAGCTCTTGCCTTGCCTCATGATGGCCAG ATAGTGGCAATAGACCCAGACCGAGAAGCTTACGAAGTTGGACTGCCATTCATTCAGAAGGCCGGCGTGGAGCATAAGATCAACTTCATACAATCAGATGCCCTTTCTGTTCTGGATGAGATGTTGAGGAAT GACAAAAACAAAATGGCTTTCGACTTTGTGTTTGTTGATGCTGACAAGGACAACTACATTAACTACCATGAGAAAGCCATACAAATGGTGAAGATAGGAGGTGTTATTGCATATGACAACACTCTATGGTTCTCCACAGTTGCAAGTGAAGAGGAAGACGTCCCTGAGTTTTTTCGTCCCTATAGAAAGGCCATAATTGATCTCAACAAACGACTAGCCTCCGACCATCGGGTGGAGATCGTGCAGATTTCCATTGGTGATGGTGTCACTCTTTGCAGGCGCATCATCTAA